The genomic DNA ACTCCATTATCATTTTGATCGGCCTGGTTGGGATTGAAAACCTCAATACAATTATCGCATAGGTCACCAACATCGTCCTCGTCGAAATCGGCTTGATTTGGGTTAGCATCATTGGGACAATTATCGCAACCATCCGGGATCGTATCGGTATCGTTATTGATAATGTCGTCGTACCCGGGGCAGACATCACAGCCATTGGGAACCCCGTCGCTGTCATCGTCAAGATTGTCGTCGTACCCGGGGCAGAGATCACAGTCATTGGGAACCCCGTCGTTGTCATCGTCAAGATTGTCGTCGAATCCGGGACATAGATCACAGCCATTGGGAACCCCGTCATTGTCATTGTCAAAATTGTCGTTGAACCCGGGGCAGACATCACAACCGTTAGGAATCCCATCATAGTCATCATCAATAAAGTCATCATAACCCGGACATATATCGCAGGCATCGCCCCTGCTGTCACCGTCAGAATCAGCCTGGTTCGGATTATCATCATAGGGGCAATTATCACAATCATCAGGGATCGTATCAGTATCGTTGTTGACCGTGTCGTCGTATCCGGGACAGAGATCACAACCATCGGGAACACCGTCGAGGTCACTGTCAAGATTGTCATCGTAGCCCGGACAAATATCGCAGGCATCGCCTGCTCCGTCGCCATCGGAGTCCTCCTGAAGAGGATTGTAATCAATAAGACAGTTGTCACAAATATTGCCTACATCATCGCTATCTGTATCTGCCTGGTCATAATTCCAATAATCCGGACAATTATCGGTGGGGCATTCATTTTCCGGGTGACCGGCATCACCGTAACTATCACCATCACTATCAATACAGGTACCGGTTTGATAGCGAAGCCGAATGGCGACATCGTGTGCCTCACCTGCACTCATGTCGTACCAGCCAACTGATGGATCAGAACTCAGAAATGTATATCCTCCAGGTTGGGCGGGCCCTTGTCGATCGGCAACTATTGGATAGGGATAGTTCAGGTTGGAAACTTTGATTACGGCATATATATCCTCTGCCTGGCCAATATTAAAAGATGCATCCAGAGCCACGGAATGATACCCCGCCTCCGCGAAACTCGAATTAAGATTGCTCCCCAGCAACCCGCTGAGCGTCGTTCCGTCGAAATTATTATATACATAAACGTCAACATCGGTAGTAGTATCGCCGGTCCAGAATTCAACCCGGGTCACTGTCATCGCTTCCGGAGCGACATATTTGCACATGCCCCATGCGGTCACTGAATCCGGATTAGAAGGATATCCCCAGCTGTTAGTCCAACCGCCTTCATCATAAGATAATACACCGCCATAATGATCATAGGGCTGCCAATCAGTGATACAAGAAGCCCAGGCTCCCATGTTTGCCGAACCATAGGCAATCGTGAAATATCCCGGCTCGGTTCCGTATCCACAGGGACCGCCCCAGTCATCACCCCAGTAATTTTTTACTATCCAGCCGCCGGTTCCACCCGCATGAGTAAGATCATCATCCCAACCGATTATTAATACCGGGTGAGAAGCCGCCTCTGTACCGGAATAGTAAAGAGTGTACGAACCGTCATAGTTGACAAATTCCGTTCGCCAGGCATCATTATATCCCGAGTAAAATTCTGCGAATATCGGTCCATAAGCATAAATATAGTCCTTGAGAGCATTAGTCGGATGGGGCGTGGATCTCGAAATGCGCAGCCAGTCCATAACTGTGGCGGCATATGGGCAACCCGAATTACAGGCAACATCAGAAGCGACATAGGGATCACAAGTTTCCATAACCGCACCAAATTTTGAGAGAAAATTCGTGCACCTATGATCGTTTAAGCTAGTGCAACTTGAACCGTACCATTCGCACTCTTTGACATTATTTTCGGAAAAATCATATGTCGATACACCATCCAGAAGCATTCTGGATTGCAATTGTTCCAGGACTACGAAGGCATCATTAGAACCGCATTGGCCGACACTAACGACCGGAAACACCAGTCCGTTTTCCCGCCAATCGTATCGCGAGGGAAATTGTCCGGCTTTTTGACCATCGGTTGAAAGGTTATCCTTTATCCAATCAATATCTTTGACTGAAGGGATCGGGGTACTCGAAACGCTGTACTCGCCAATCGAAACTGCGGATGAAGAGGAAGGTTGAACTATTATTGATTTATCACAAGTAGGAATTTCCTGTAGTTCATCGGCCCGTAATGTTAGTGTCATGCAAAACAGAGGGACCCCCAGCAATAAAAACGGAATTCTCATTTCTTACCTCCATTGTTATTAAGCGCCCCTGCTCGAAGTTCAGTAAATGATTTGTATTTACTCCAATATAATGATACGCCTTTATTTTGTCAATTCGAAAATACCGGGCCTCCCCCGGCAGCGAATCACGAAGGGTAGGCCATAATCTCAAAGAGGATATAGCAACGTTCTGTTGTGATAAAAATAAAAAAAGCCCCCTTTTGGTTAAAAACCTTTATTCTGATCTGCCCCAACAAACAAGATTGTATTCAGGCGGCAATTTTTATTAGTATCCCCAAGGATAATAATTTCTTGTTACACAGAAACTCCCCATAGGCGAAGAAGAAAGATTTACAGTAAATTCTAAAAGCTCTTCCTCGGGAAAAGTAAATCGTTCGCTGACGATTATTGTATATTCACCCTGAGGTAGGTTTCGGATTTCATAATCCAAGTCAAAAAGACAATTACAACTGCAAATTCCTTCAACTCCTGTCTCGTCTATAGTTATTATATTATTCTCAACGTTTATGTTGATAATCATTTCTTCCGGGCAACAGTTAAATCCGGCGTTGATATGGCTGAGTGATAATGTGCTAATTCCGTCATATTGATACTCAATGCAATCCAGATTTGTAGGCGTGTTATCTGATGCTGTTGATGTTTTCTGAAGGTTTTTGCAGTTGCTGAAAGCCGTCAATGTACCCGTTGGATAACTCTTCTCACATGGAGCGGGACCGCCTTTGAAAACGAAATTAATCAGATACACCGCGTCTCCAACATTAGTTGCTCCGTCACAATTAGCATCTCCAGATAAAACAGGATCGGGAGCCGGGCCGCCCTTGAACACAAAATTGATGATATAAACCGCGTCGCCAACATTTGTCGCTCCGTCGCCGTTGGCATCGCCGAGGATTACAGTTGTATCGGGTTCCGTAATCGTGATTGCTTGATTCACTTCATACGTGCCCAACTCCTGGACGATTCCGGAGGGCCAGTTTATGATTACTGAATCAGCCTGCGTATTACCTGCTAATCCAAACTCCGCAGTCAGAGTATTAAATGAACAATAACCGGAGCTTCCGGTAATTTCCCGTATTTGTGATTGCCCACCGGCTTTTATCCGTACTCTGGCGCCGATGCCGGATTTGTTGGAAACCGTGCCGATCAGATTTATATGTAGCCAACTATTGCCGTTATTCAACCTATTCCTGATAAGTCTGTTTGGACCCGGCGAGCCATTGTTTGTTACAAAAATATCCAAATCGCCATCCTGATCGTAATCAGTCCAAACACTGGCAATGCTGCCATCATTCTCATAGTGAATGGGACCGGTTGTAACGTCAACAAAATTGAAATTGCCTTCATTGCGGTACAGCCTATTACGGGACATGAACCATAAATCCGCCACATATATATCCAGGTCGCCGTCATTGTCATAATCGCCGCAAGTGGCGGCATAACTGTGTCCAGCATCATCTATGGGACTGGAAGTAACGTCAGTAAAAATTCCTCCGCCATCGTTACGAAACATTTTACTGGCATCACTGTTATTTACCACGTATAAATCCAGATCAAGATCATTATCAAAATCTTCCCAATGTGCCTCAATACTCATCTCGGCACCGGCCAGAACCACCGGAGTAACGTCGGTGAAATCCCCTCCGCCATCGTTACGATAAAGAATGTTAGAAGTCGCACTGGCGCGAGTAAGATATAAATCCTGGTCTCCGTCATTATCATAATCACCCGAGGCGACGCCACCTGCGTACCCGCCATCGCCCAACGGCGGGGCAGTAACGTCAACAAACGCACCGCCAATATTTTGAAAGAGTTTATCGTTGCCATCGTAAACTACCAAAAATAAATCCAGGTTGCCATCATTATCATAGTCAACCCAGGCGACACCCATACCCATACCGGCATCGTCTAGGGGAGCAGAGGTCACATCTGAAAAACTGCCACTGCCATTATTACGGAAGAGTTTATTGGCCGCATTTTGGTTGGCCAAATACAAATCCAAATCCCCATCGTTGTCATAATCACCCCAGGCAACGCCTACTCCACTATTGGCATCATCTAAGGGGGGTGCCGTGACATCCGAAAATGAACCGTCACCATTATTCATGAACAAATTATTTGAAGCATCGGTGTTGGCGACATAAAAATCTATATCGCCATCATTGTCATAATCCCCGGCGGCCACACCTAAGCCGCGTTCAGAATCATTACTCAAAGGAGATTGAGTCACATCCGCCCAATCAATTTCCTGCTCCACAATGAGCGAGCAGGCCCGCCGCAAATCGGGTCGAGGACCGATATTTCCGGGAACGGATGTATTCTGAGGGGTACCGGTGACAGTTAAAATATCCCGCAGACTGTCCGGAGATAGCAGCGCCGGATCCCATCCCAGGGCCTTCCAATATCCCACACAGCATGCCATTGCGCCGGCTACTGTAGGAGAAGCGCTTGATGTCCCGTCAAACATTGATGTGTAGTAGTAATCTTTTCCTTCAGCGGCATATAAATCGCCATATCCGGTTGTAATCACGTATTCGCCCCATCCCTGCAGATTAAAACGCGAGCCATAGCTGGAAAACAACAAACGTTGATTAAAGGCAAGTACCATCGCACCTCCGGCTCCGACTATAATGCCTCCGGAATTGCCGTACCAAGCAATAGTGTCGGTATCAACGCCGCCATTACCGCCTGCTTCAACAACATGAATCCCATTGGCAACAGCCGTTTCAATAGCCACATATACGGGGTTGTAGGATTGTCCCATGGGAGCATAATCGGTCCACCATTCAATCGGAATATATCCTCCAATGTTATCATAATCCCATTGTTGCTCGATAAGGATAATGTCTCCTGCCGACAGGCTATCGATTGCAATCGCCAGCGCACCGGGTACATTCCAGTTGGGCGTAGGCAAACCGTAATACGTTCCACAGTTATACAAATCCGCATCATAACACATACCTGTTGTGCCCCAGCCATTACTGTCAGACACCAGCTCACCGACCACCGCCGTGCCATGGTCATCATCAGAATAAGGGTCTGCGATATTTGAATTTATCTGGGAGTTCAAAGATTTTGAAATATCGGCATGATTGTAATTCCAGCTATACTCCAAATCGCAGATAGTAACTCCGCTGCCAGTTCCTCCCGGCAGCTCCCAGGCATGCCGCGCGCCAAGACCGGCCATATATATGGCTTCGTTAAGATATCCCTGTTGCGGTTCATAATCAGGCGGCGTTGGCGGAGGCATTGGTTTTGGAACTGGACGGGCGCACATGATTTCGGGGAGTTCCTCCAATTGTTGACAAAACTCCCATATCTCAATCTCATCATGCAACTTCAAACGGTAGATGTTATTTAAATTATACAGCGATTTCCCCGAACGCGCCTCTCCCCTGGCATGAATTGAATCAAGCCGTTCTTCAGGGACATCACAAATGCGATGCCATTCTACAGCAGCGCGTTGGGCAAGAAGATTTTTCATTCCCACCAGAGCGTCTCTCTTTAAATCTACAGGAACACCATCTCTCAAACGCGCCTGAATGCTGGGGGAAAACATAATTTCAATCAAATCATTTTCATACGGGTACGGTCGATTCGACGCCACACATTCTGCTGCCGTGCAAGACAGGATTATGAACACCGACAGTAGAATGGTATATCCCATAAAAATCACCTTTGCGGATTTCATTTTCAAGAACCTCCGTCTTCAATATAGTTGGGCCGTATCATGTCATGGATGGGAATGCAGTTGATAGCTTACTTTGAGAACGCTGTATGACGAGAATGAAAATCTACGGTAAGGCTTCCGGCAGCCAGTTAAAATGAGACAATAAGGTCAAAGATGGACTAAACTATTTTTCGCCAGAAGACTTCAGTTCTTGGCTAACCAGCCCAACCACGACGTTATATTCCTATTTTAGTATAACCATATGTATTTCTCCTGTCAACACGAAAATCACTCAGGTAGTGTAAACAGGTAATATCTTTAGAAGTGTGTAAATTGGTAATTAGGCATATCCTGTTTGTTATTTAAGACGTAAGCAATTATTCCATAAACGATTCTTTCGACGCTTTTGGCATTATTAAATGCTCTCATCGGGATAATTCGTCGGCGAATTTCCTCAAAGTATCTCTCAATCGGGTTGTTGGTCTTTAACCTCGTTCTTATCGGGTCATCATAGTCCAGATAGACAAAGCAGGCGTCTCTTCCCTTGAGAAAGAGACGGGTCGCTTTGGGTTCTTT from Candidatus Zixiibacteriota bacterium includes the following:
- a CDS encoding C1 family peptidase — its product is MRIPFLLLGVPLFCMTLTLRADELQEIPTCDKSIIVQPSSSSAVSIGEYSVSSTPIPSVKDIDWIKDNLSTDGQKAGQFPSRYDWRENGLVFPVVSVGQCGSNDAFVVLEQLQSRMLLDGVSTYDFSENNVKECEWYGSSCTSLNDHRCTNFLSKFGAVMETCDPYVASDVACNSGCPYAATVMDWLRISRSTPHPTNALKDYIYAYGPIFAEFYSGYNDAWRTEFVNYDGSYTLYYSGTEAASHPVLIIGWDDDLTHAGGTGGWIVKNYWGDDWGGPCGYGTEPGYFTIAYGSANMGAWASCITDWQPYDHYGGVLSYDEGGWTNSWGYPSNPDSVTAWGMCKYVAPEAMTVTRVEFWTGDTTTDVDVYVYNNFDGTTLSGLLGSNLNSSFAEAGYHSVALDASFNIGQAEDIYAVIKVSNLNYPYPIVADRQGPAQPGGYTFLSSDPSVGWYDMSAGEAHDVAIRLRYQTGTCIDSDGDSYGDAGHPENECPTDNCPDYWNYDQADTDSDDVGNICDNCLIDYNPLQEDSDGDGAGDACDICPGYDDNLDSDLDGVPDGCDLCPGYDDTVNNDTDTIPDDCDNCPYDDNPNQADSDGDSRGDACDICPGYDDFIDDDYDGIPNGCDVCPGFNDNFDNDNDGVPNGCDLCPGFDDNLDDDNDGVPNDCDLCPGYDDNLDDDSDGVPNGCDVCPGYDDIINNDTDTIPDGCDNCPNDANPNQADFDEDDVGDLCDNCIEVFNPNQADQNDNGVGDACDYVCGDANGDRDTNVGDAVYIINHVFKGGPPPEPLIAGDANCDGDCNVGDAVYLISHVFKGGPIPCFDCP
- a CDS encoding FG-GAP-like repeat-containing protein: MKSAKVIFMGYTILLSVFIILSCTAAECVASNRPYPYENDLIEIMFSPSIQARLRDGVPVDLKRDALVGMKNLLAQRAAVEWHRICDVPEERLDSIHARGEARSGKSLYNLNNIYRLKLHDEIEIWEFCQQLEELPEIMCARPVPKPMPPPTPPDYEPQQGYLNEAIYMAGLGARHAWELPGGTGSGVTICDLEYSWNYNHADISKSLNSQINSNIADPYSDDDHGTAVVGELVSDSNGWGTTGMCYDADLYNCGTYYGLPTPNWNVPGALAIAIDSLSAGDIILIEQQWDYDNIGGYIPIEWWTDYAPMGQSYNPVYVAIETAVANGIHVVEAGGNGGVDTDTIAWYGNSGGIIVGAGGAMVLAFNQRLLFSSYGSRFNLQGWGEYVITTGYGDLYAAEGKDYYYTSMFDGTSSASPTVAGAMACCVGYWKALGWDPALLSPDSLRDILTVTGTPQNTSVPGNIGPRPDLRRACSLIVEQEIDWADVTQSPLSNDSERGLGVAAGDYDNDGDIDFYVANTDASNNLFMNNGDGSFSDVTAPPLDDANSGVGVAWGDYDNDGDLDLYLANQNAANKLFRNNGSGSFSDVTSAPLDDAGMGMGVAWVDYDNDGNLDLFLVVYDGNDKLFQNIGGAFVDVTAPPLGDGGYAGGVASGDYDNDGDQDLYLTRASATSNILYRNDGGGDFTDVTPVVLAGAEMSIEAHWEDFDNDLDLDLYVVNNSDASKMFRNDGGGIFTDVTSSPIDDAGHSYAATCGDYDNDGDLDIYVADLWFMSRNRLYRNEGNFNFVDVTTGPIHYENDGSIASVWTDYDQDGDLDIFVTNNGSPGPNRLIRNRLNNGNSWLHINLIGTVSNKSGIGARVRIKAGGQSQIREITGSSGYCSFNTLTAEFGLAGNTQADSVIINWPSGIVQELGTYEVNQAITITEPDTTVILGDANGDGATNVGDAVYIINFVFKGGPAPDPVLSGDANCDGATNVGDAVYLINFVFKGGPAPCEKSYPTGTLTAFSNCKNLQKTSTASDNTPTNLDCIEYQYDGISTLSLSHINAGFNCCPEEMIININVENNIITIDETGVEGICSCNCLFDLDYEIRNLPQGEYTIIVSERFTFPEEELLEFTVNLSSSPMGSFCVTRNYYPWGY
- a CDS encoding transposase, translated to MADKRHYRRIIADALYVFEVVTKTEARKRLRTFTGKWVEKEPKATRLFLKGRDACFVYLDYDDPIRTRLKTNNPIERYFEEIRRRIIPMRAFNNAKSVERIVYGIIAYVLNNKQDMPNYQFTHF